One part of the Mycolicibacterium aromaticivorans JS19b1 = JCM 16368 genome encodes these proteins:
- a CDS encoding SulP family inorganic anion transporter translates to MSTLLRYDLPASLVVFLVALPLSLGIAIASDAPVLAGLIAAIVGGVVAGALGGSPLQVSGPAAGLTVIVAGLVAEFGWAVTCAITVCAGILQVLLGVSRVGRAALAISPMVVHAMLAGIGVTIALQQVHVLLGGSSESSAWRNITELPGQLLAADHAGLAVGLLVIGILVSWRWMPAKIRKVPGPLVAIVGASAVSVLFAMNVPRIQLNGSLLDALKPPGLPEGNWGAFATGVITVALIASVESLLTAVAVDRMQDGPRSNLNRELVGQGAANVVSGAVGGLPITGVIVRSSANVTAGAKTRASAMLHGVWVLVFALPFAGLAQQIPTAALAGLLIVIGIQLVKLSHIKTARRTGDIAVYLVTITGVVFLNLLEGVLLGLALAVVLTVWRVARARIHAQPADDDNDDWRVAVEGSATFLSLPQLHKTLASVPPGVRVTLEISVDFIDHAAHQVIEDWQRQHEASGGSVLVQEVGSVELSSALDGPPQRSFGMIDKRLGIVPWSSWQDPLTTIGHERRDTAGQSVLDGVEVYHRRTAPHIRPHMEKLAHTNTAETLFITCTDARIVPNAITSSGPGDLFTVRNVGNLVPADQHDYSVEAAIAFAVGRLNVSSIVVCGHSSCGAMHAALREQGVGAPRRPGEEHLRSWLKYAQPALDTFDEGRHPIAQSAAEQGFSTADQLSMVSVAVQVDTLVGHPLIHDLHEQGRLKVIGLFYDIGSARVLHVEPSPALSLQNNGIAVR, encoded by the coding sequence ATGTCCACCCTCCTGCGCTACGACCTACCGGCCTCGTTGGTGGTCTTCCTGGTGGCCCTACCGCTGTCCCTTGGCATCGCCATCGCCTCCGATGCACCGGTGCTGGCGGGGCTGATCGCGGCGATCGTGGGCGGTGTGGTTGCCGGCGCCCTGGGCGGGTCGCCGCTGCAGGTCAGCGGTCCCGCCGCCGGGTTGACGGTGATCGTCGCGGGCCTGGTGGCCGAATTCGGCTGGGCCGTGACCTGCGCAATCACCGTCTGCGCGGGCATCCTCCAGGTACTGCTGGGAGTCAGCCGGGTGGGCCGCGCAGCGCTGGCGATCTCACCGATGGTGGTGCACGCCATGCTCGCCGGCATCGGCGTCACGATCGCGCTGCAGCAGGTCCATGTCCTGCTGGGCGGGAGCTCCGAGAGCTCGGCCTGGCGCAACATCACCGAACTGCCCGGTCAGTTGCTCGCCGCCGATCACGCCGGGTTGGCCGTCGGGCTCCTGGTGATCGGGATCCTGGTGAGCTGGCGCTGGATGCCGGCGAAGATTCGCAAGGTGCCCGGGCCGCTGGTCGCGATCGTCGGCGCCAGCGCGGTGTCGGTGCTCTTCGCGATGAATGTGCCGCGCATCCAGCTCAACGGTTCACTGCTCGACGCCTTGAAGCCACCGGGCCTGCCGGAGGGTAACTGGGGCGCGTTCGCCACGGGCGTAATCACCGTCGCACTCATCGCCAGCGTCGAGAGCTTGCTCACCGCGGTCGCCGTGGACCGCATGCAGGACGGCCCGCGGTCGAATCTGAACCGCGAACTCGTGGGACAGGGCGCTGCCAACGTCGTCTCGGGCGCCGTCGGCGGACTGCCGATCACAGGTGTGATCGTGCGCAGCTCGGCCAATGTGACCGCGGGCGCCAAAACCCGTGCGTCGGCGATGTTGCACGGCGTGTGGGTGCTGGTCTTCGCCCTGCCGTTCGCCGGTCTGGCCCAGCAGATTCCGACCGCGGCGCTGGCCGGGTTGCTCATCGTCATCGGCATTCAGCTGGTCAAGCTCAGCCACATCAAGACCGCACGCCGGACCGGCGATATCGCCGTCTATCTGGTGACGATCACCGGGGTGGTCTTCCTCAACCTGCTCGAAGGTGTCCTGCTCGGGCTGGCGCTGGCGGTCGTGCTGACGGTCTGGCGAGTGGCACGCGCCAGGATCCATGCCCAGCCGGCCGACGATGACAACGACGATTGGCGCGTCGCCGTGGAAGGATCGGCCACGTTCCTGTCGCTGCCTCAGCTGCACAAGACACTGGCGTCGGTGCCTCCCGGTGTGCGCGTCACACTGGAGATTTCGGTGGACTTCATCGACCACGCCGCACACCAGGTGATCGAGGACTGGCAGCGGCAGCACGAGGCGTCAGGCGGCAGCGTTCTGGTGCAGGAAGTGGGCTCGGTCGAACTGAGCAGCGCGCTGGACGGGCCGCCCCAGCGCTCCTTCGGAATGATCGACAAGCGGCTCGGCATCGTGCCGTGGAGTTCGTGGCAGGACCCGCTGACCACCATCGGCCATGAACGGCGCGACACCGCAGGCCAGTCCGTTCTCGACGGCGTCGAGGTGTACCACCGCAGGACTGCTCCCCACATCCGGCCGCACATGGAGAAATTGGCGCACACCAACACCGCCGAGACGTTGTTCATCACGTGCACCGACGCCCGGATCGTGCCCAACGCGATCACCAGCAGCGGGCCGGGTGACCTGTTCACCGTGCGCAACGTCGGCAACCTCGTGCCCGCCGACCAGCACGACTATTCCGTGGAAGCGGCGATCGCCTTCGCGGTCGGGAGGTTGAACGTGTCGTCGATCGTCGTGTGCGGCCATTCCTCCTGCGGCGCAATGCATGCCGCCTTGCGGGAGCAAGGCGTCGGGGCGCCGCGCCGACCCGGCGAGGAACACCTCCGGTCCTGGCTGAAGTACGCTCAGCCGGCTCTGGATACCTTCGACGAGGGCCGGCACCCGATAGCGCAATCGGCCGCCGAGCAGGGCTTCAGCACCGCAGACCAGCTGAGCATGGTCAGTGTTGCCGTCCAGGTCGACACCCTGGTGGGTCACCCGCTGATCCACGACCTGCACGAGCAGGGCCGGCTGAAGGTCATCGGCCTGTTCTACGACATCGGCAGTGCCCGGGTTCTTCATGTCGAGCCCAGCCCAGCGCTGTCGTTGCAGAACAACGGGATTGCCGTTCGATGA
- a CDS encoding response regulator transcription factor has protein sequence MAIPVAPSTSRPLRPRQAILGQLPRISRADGSPIRVLLVDDEPALTNLVKMALHYEGWEVETAGDGRDALSKFREFEPDLLVLDIMLPDTDGLQILKMTRETEGYTPTLFLTARDSVMDRVTGLTAGADDYLTKPFSLEELVARLRGLLRRSKATTAPEDEVLKVGDLVLDGPSREVTRGDEQISLTTTEFELLRYLMRNPRRAVTRAEILDRVWNYGFGGRSSIVDLYISYLRRKVDAGREPMIHTVRGVGYMLRPQR, from the coding sequence ATGGCTATACCGGTCGCACCGTCAACGTCTCGTCCCCTCCGCCCCCGTCAGGCCATCCTCGGGCAGCTTCCGCGCATCTCCCGCGCCGACGGTTCGCCCATCCGCGTACTTCTCGTCGACGACGAGCCGGCGCTGACGAATCTGGTCAAGATGGCCTTGCACTACGAGGGCTGGGAGGTGGAAACGGCCGGCGACGGTCGTGACGCCTTGTCGAAGTTCCGGGAGTTCGAGCCGGATCTGCTGGTGCTCGACATCATGCTGCCCGACACCGACGGACTGCAGATCCTCAAGATGACGCGGGAGACCGAGGGCTATACGCCGACGCTGTTCCTGACGGCGCGGGATTCGGTGATGGACCGGGTGACGGGGCTGACCGCGGGAGCCGACGACTATCTGACCAAGCCGTTCAGCCTCGAGGAGTTGGTCGCCCGGCTGCGGGGCCTGCTGCGCCGGTCCAAGGCCACCACCGCGCCCGAGGACGAGGTGCTCAAGGTGGGCGATCTTGTGCTGGACGGGCCGAGTCGTGAGGTCACCCGGGGCGACGAGCAGATCTCGCTGACCACCACCGAGTTCGAGCTGCTGCGGTATCTGATGCGCAACCCGCGTCGCGCTGTCACCCGCGCCGAGATCCTGGACCGGGTGTGGAACTACGGCTTCGGCGGCCGGTCCAGCATCGTCGACCTCTACATCTCCTATCTGCGCCGCAAGGTCGACGCCGGGCGCGAACCGATGATCCATACGGTGCGCGGTGTCGGCTACATGCTGCGGCCGCAGCGGTGA
- a CDS encoding sensor histidine kinase: protein MRPATHGERRWRPRSLRRRLVIWVSAISSVAMIAIGAVAVMSLRDEAMSLANSQVSNSLAAFSYSYSKAKRFGDIEQPADDGSADHGDFDEFPGQGPGTVIAMLRDDRVVYASAFTDGEPVPAPPDALRALEKINWAGGDPQTVELGDMGSHRVGHRDFPGGERLVSAVSLDLANKTVTGKGLTVVILVVVAVALTALGTMIVVNYALRPLRRVADVAAKVADLPLDPTDYRITARVSPADTDRASEVGVVGHTLNRLLSNVDSALGDIAASDRRTRQFLTDASHELRTPLAAILGYAELTRQDSDLLPPTTEYALARIEAESRRMASLVADLLLLSRLDEGGDLELEDLDLCDVVADAVNDAAVSAPDHQFMIDLPDEAIWVRGDRARLHQLLANLLGNARVHTPAGVTVNTSLTRGGGGRVELVVSDDGPGIPEEIMPNLFGRFVRADKSRSRELGCSGLGLAIVLSIVEAHGGTVSAQSRPGRTQFTVSLPAAGQLAENWSATPPSMS from the coding sequence GTGAGGCCGGCCACCCACGGCGAGAGGCGGTGGCGTCCGCGTTCACTGCGCAGGCGGTTGGTCATCTGGGTCTCGGCGATCAGCAGCGTGGCGATGATCGCCATCGGCGCGGTCGCGGTGATGAGTCTGCGCGACGAGGCGATGAGCCTTGCCAACAGTCAGGTGTCCAATTCGCTTGCCGCGTTCAGCTATTCGTATTCCAAGGCCAAGCGGTTCGGGGACATCGAACAACCAGCGGACGACGGCAGCGCCGATCACGGTGATTTCGACGAGTTCCCGGGCCAGGGGCCGGGCACGGTGATCGCGATGCTGCGCGACGATCGGGTGGTCTACGCCAGCGCGTTCACCGACGGCGAACCCGTCCCGGCTCCGCCGGACGCACTGCGCGCATTGGAGAAGATCAACTGGGCAGGCGGCGATCCGCAGACCGTCGAACTCGGCGACATGGGGTCGCATCGGGTCGGGCACCGGGATTTCCCGGGCGGCGAGCGGCTGGTGTCGGCGGTGTCGCTGGATCTGGCGAACAAGACCGTCACGGGCAAAGGTCTGACCGTGGTGATCCTGGTGGTCGTCGCTGTGGCGCTCACCGCGTTGGGAACGATGATCGTGGTGAACTACGCGTTGCGGCCGCTGCGGCGCGTCGCGGACGTCGCCGCCAAGGTCGCCGACCTTCCCCTGGACCCCACCGACTACCGGATCACCGCCCGGGTGAGCCCGGCCGACACCGACCGGGCCAGTGAGGTCGGGGTCGTCGGTCATACCCTCAACCGGCTGTTGTCCAATGTCGATTCCGCGCTCGGCGATATCGCGGCGTCCGACCGCCGAACGCGCCAATTCCTCACCGATGCCAGCCATGAACTGCGCACACCGCTGGCCGCGATCCTCGGTTACGCCGAACTGACCCGCCAGGACAGCGACTTGCTGCCGCCGACCACCGAGTACGCGCTGGCCCGCATCGAGGCGGAATCACGCCGGATGGCGTCCTTGGTGGCCGACCTGCTGCTGCTGTCGCGCCTCGACGAGGGCGGTGACCTGGAGCTCGAAGACCTCGACCTGTGCGACGTGGTCGCCGACGCGGTGAACGACGCTGCGGTGAGTGCGCCGGACCATCAGTTCATGATCGACCTGCCCGACGAAGCCATCTGGGTTCGTGGCGACCGCGCCCGGTTGCATCAGCTGCTGGCGAACCTGCTCGGCAACGCGCGGGTGCACACCCCCGCGGGAGTCACGGTCAACACATCCCTCACCAGGGGCGGCGGCGGGCGGGTGGAACTCGTCGTCAGCGACGACGGTCCCGGCATACCCGAGGAGATCATGCCCAATCTGTTCGGCCGGTTCGTCCGGGCGGACAAGTCGCGGTCGCGCGAGCTGGGTTGCAGTGGGTTGGGGCTGGCGATCGTCCTGTCGATCGTGGAAGCCCACGGCGGCACGGTGAGCGCGCAATCCCGCCCGGGCAGAACTCAATTCACGGTGAGCCTGCCGGCCGCCGGTCAGCTGGCCGAGAACTGGTCGGCGACGCCGCCGTCCATGTCGTAG
- a CDS encoding type II toxin-antitoxin system VapB family antitoxin gives MIFKGVRDGKPYPEHSLSYRDWSQIPPRQIRLDELVTTTTVLALDRLLSEDSTFYGDLFPHAVRWRGVIYLEDGLHRAVRAALRNRTVLHARVYDMDGGVADQFSAS, from the coding sequence ATGATCTTCAAAGGCGTTCGGGACGGCAAGCCATACCCCGAGCACAGCCTCTCCTACCGCGACTGGTCGCAGATTCCGCCGCGACAGATCCGGCTCGACGAGTTGGTCACGACGACGACGGTGCTGGCATTGGACCGCCTGCTGTCCGAAGACTCGACGTTCTACGGCGACCTCTTCCCGCACGCGGTCCGGTGGCGTGGCGTGATCTACCTAGAGGACGGCCTGCACCGGGCGGTCCGGGCCGCGCTGCGTAATCGCACGGTCCTGCACGCCCGGGTCTACGACATGGACGGCGGCGTCGCCGACCAGTTCTCGGCCAGCTGA